A genomic stretch from Pseudomonas sp. MUP55 includes:
- a CDS encoding MFS transporter encodes MQATKPTHVRYLILLMLFLVTTINYADRATIAIAGSSLQKDLGIDAVTLGYIFSAFGWAYVAGQIPGGWLLDRFGSKKVYALSIFTWSLFTVLQGYVGEFGVSTAVVALFMLRFLVGLAEAPSFPGNARIVAAWFPTAERGTASAIFNSAQYFATVLFAPLMGWIVYSFGWQHVFIVMGAIGIVFSLVWLKVIHSPRQHPMINEAEFNHIAANGAMVDMDQDKGKGKKTDGPKWDYIRQLLTNRMMLGVYLGQYCINGITYFFLTWFPVYLVQDRGMTILKAGFIASLPAICGFIGGVLGGVISDYLLRKGHSLTFARKAPIIAGLLVSSSIIACNYVDVEWMVVGFMALAFFGKGVGALGWAVVSDTSPKQIAGLSGGLFNTFGNLASITTPIVIGYIISTTGSFKWALVFVGANALVAVFSYLVIVGPIKRVVLKEPPSKGPELTNLSQAHS; translated from the coding sequence ATGCAAGCGACCAAGCCGACCCACGTCCGCTATTTGATCCTGCTCATGCTCTTTCTGGTGACCACGATCAACTACGCCGACCGTGCCACTATCGCCATCGCCGGCTCCAGCCTGCAAAAAGACCTCGGCATCGACGCGGTCACCCTTGGTTATATCTTCTCTGCATTCGGTTGGGCCTACGTCGCCGGTCAAATTCCCGGTGGCTGGCTGCTCGACCGATTCGGCTCGAAAAAAGTCTATGCCCTGAGCATCTTCACCTGGTCACTGTTCACCGTGCTGCAAGGCTATGTCGGTGAATTCGGTGTCTCCACCGCAGTCGTGGCGCTGTTCATGCTGCGCTTTCTGGTGGGCTTGGCCGAAGCGCCTTCGTTCCCGGGCAATGCGCGCATCGTGGCGGCGTGGTTCCCCACGGCTGAACGCGGCACGGCATCGGCGATCTTCAACTCTGCGCAGTACTTCGCCACCGTGCTGTTTGCACCGTTGATGGGCTGGATCGTCTACAGCTTCGGCTGGCAGCACGTGTTTATCGTGATGGGCGCGATTGGCATCGTCTTCTCGCTGGTCTGGCTGAAAGTTATCCACAGCCCGCGCCAGCATCCGATGATCAACGAGGCCGAGTTCAATCACATCGCCGCCAATGGCGCGATGGTCGACATGGACCAGGACAAGGGCAAGGGTAAGAAAACCGACGGTCCGAAGTGGGATTACATTCGCCAATTGCTGACCAATCGCATGATGCTCGGCGTGTACCTGGGTCAGTACTGCATCAACGGCATCACGTATTTCTTCCTGACGTGGTTCCCGGTGTACCTGGTGCAGGACCGTGGCATGACCATCCTCAAGGCCGGTTTCATCGCTTCGCTGCCAGCGATCTGCGGGTTTATCGGCGGTGTGCTCGGCGGAGTGATTTCCGACTACCTGCTGCGCAAGGGCCACTCCCTGACCTTCGCTCGCAAGGCGCCGATCATTGCCGGCCTGCTGGTCTCCAGCAGTATCATCGCGTGTAACTACGTGGACGTTGAATGGATGGTGGTGGGCTTCATGGCTTTGGCCTTCTTCGGCAAAGGCGTTGGCGCACTCGGTTGGGCGGTGGTTTCCGATACCTCGCCCAAACAGATCGCCGGCCTCAGTGGTGGCTTGTTCAATACCTTCGGTAACCTGGCCTCCATCACCACGCCGATTGTGATTGGCTACATCATCAGCACCACCGGCTCGTTCAAATGGGCCCTGGTGTTCGTGGGTGCCAACGCGTTGGTGGCGGTGTTCAGCTACCTGGTCATTGTCGGCCCGATCAAGCGCGTGGTGCTCAAGGAGCCGCCAAGCAAAGGGCCTGAGTTGACCAACCTTTCCCAAGCGCATTCTTGA
- a CDS encoding aldehyde dehydrogenase family protein — protein sequence MSQAKRFENYINGEWVTGADYCSNINPSDLSDVIGEYAKADVAQVNAAIEAARAAFPAWSTSGIQARHDALDKVGSEILARREELGTLLAREEGKTLPEAIGEVTRAGNIFKFFAGECLRLSGDYVPSVRPGVNVEVTREALGVVGLITPWNFPIAIPAWKIAPALAYGNCVVIKPAELVPGCAWALAEIISRAGFPAGVFNLVMGSGRVVGDVLVNSPKVDGISFTGSVGVGRQIAVSCVSRQAKVQLEMGGKNPQIILDDADLKQAVELSVQSAFYSTGQRCTASSRLIVTAGIHDQFVAAMAERMKSIKVGHALTSGTDIGPVVSQAQLDQDMKYIDIGQSEGARLVSGGGLVTCDTEGYYLAPTLFADSEAAMRISREEIFGPVANVVRVADYEAALAMANDTEFGLSAGIATTSLKYANHFKRHSQAGMVMVNLPTAGVDYHVPFGGRKGSSYGSREQGRYAQEFYTVVKTSYIGS from the coding sequence GTGTCCCAAGCAAAGCGTTTCGAGAACTACATCAACGGCGAATGGGTAACCGGCGCTGACTACTGCAGCAATATCAACCCGTCGGATCTTTCCGATGTGATTGGCGAATACGCCAAGGCAGACGTCGCCCAAGTCAACGCCGCTATCGAGGCTGCCCGCGCCGCCTTCCCGGCCTGGTCCACTTCCGGCATCCAGGCGCGCCACGATGCGTTGGATAAAGTCGGCAGCGAAATCCTCGCCCGTCGCGAAGAACTCGGCACGCTGCTGGCCCGGGAAGAGGGCAAGACCCTGCCCGAAGCCATCGGCGAAGTGACCCGCGCCGGTAACATTTTCAAGTTCTTCGCTGGCGAATGTCTGCGCCTGTCTGGCGACTATGTGCCGTCGGTGCGTCCGGGCGTCAACGTGGAAGTCACCCGTGAAGCCCTCGGTGTGGTCGGCTTGATCACCCCCTGGAACTTCCCGATCGCCATCCCGGCCTGGAAAATCGCCCCGGCCTTGGCCTACGGCAACTGTGTGGTGATCAAGCCGGCCGAACTGGTACCCGGCTGTGCCTGGGCCCTGGCTGAAATCATCTCCCGCGCCGGTTTCCCGGCCGGGGTGTTCAACCTGGTGATGGGCAGCGGCCGCGTCGTCGGCGATGTGTTGGTCAACAGCCCGAAAGTCGACGGCATCAGCTTCACCGGCTCGGTGGGCGTGGGCCGTCAGATCGCGGTCAGTTGCGTGTCGCGCCAGGCCAAGGTGCAGTTGGAAATGGGCGGCAAGAACCCGCAGATCATTCTCGACGACGCCGACCTCAAGCAAGCCGTCGAGCTGTCGGTGCAGAGCGCGTTCTACTCCACCGGCCAGCGTTGCACCGCGTCGAGCCGCCTGATCGTCACCGCCGGCATCCACGACCAGTTCGTCGCGGCGATGGCCGAGCGCATGAAGTCGATCAAGGTCGGCCACGCACTCACCAGCGGTACCGACATTGGCCCGGTGGTTTCCCAGGCCCAGTTGGACCAGGACATGAAGTACATCGACATCGGCCAAAGCGAAGGTGCGCGGCTGGTCAGCGGTGGCGGTCTGGTGACCTGCGACACCGAGGGCTACTACCTGGCGCCGACGCTGTTTGCCGACAGCGAAGCCGCCATGCGCATCAGCCGTGAAGAGATCTTCGGCCCGGTGGCCAACGTGGTGCGGGTGGCCGATTACGAGGCAGCGCTGGCCATGGCCAACGACACCGAGTTCGGCCTGTCGGCAGGTATCGCCACCACGTCGTTGAAGTACGCCAACCACTTCAAGCGTCACTCCCAGGCCGGGATGGTCATGGTCAACCTGCCGACCGCCGGCGTGGACTACCACGTTCCTTTCGGTGGTCGTAAGGGCTCATCCTACGGTTCGCGTGAGCAGGGTCGCTATGCGCAAGAGTTCTACACCGTGGTGAAAACCAGCTACATCGGTTCGTAA
- a CDS encoding FadR/GntR family transcriptional regulator, whose amino-acid sequence MENANAAPRLPRKRRSLAQELVTVLSEQIRDGQLKRGDKLPTESAIMDAHGVSRTVVREAISRLQAAGQVETRHGIGTFVLDTPSPSGFRIDPATVVTLRDVLAILELRISLEVESAGLAALRRSDEQLSAMRAALDALNESAAHAGDAVASDFAFHLEIALSTGNRYFTDIMTHLGTSIIPRTRLNSARLAHDDQQHYMGRLSREHEEIYEAIARQDSDAARAAMRLHLTNSRERLRHAHEEAEAQRG is encoded by the coding sequence ATGGAAAACGCCAACGCCGCCCCACGTCTGCCCCGCAAGCGTCGCAGCCTTGCCCAGGAATTGGTCACGGTGTTGTCCGAACAGATTCGCGACGGCCAGCTCAAGCGTGGCGACAAGCTGCCCACCGAGTCGGCGATCATGGATGCCCATGGTGTCAGCCGCACCGTGGTGCGCGAAGCCATTTCGCGCTTGCAGGCGGCAGGGCAGGTGGAGACGCGGCACGGTATCGGCACCTTTGTGCTGGATACGCCAAGCCCGAGCGGTTTCCGAATCGATCCGGCCACCGTCGTGACCTTGCGTGATGTACTGGCGATCCTGGAGCTGCGTATCAGCCTGGAAGTGGAGTCTGCCGGTCTGGCGGCTTTACGCCGCAGCGACGAGCAGCTCAGCGCGATGCGTGCGGCCCTCGATGCGCTTAATGAAAGCGCGGCCCACGCAGGCGATGCAGTCGCCTCCGACTTCGCCTTTCACCTGGAAATTGCGCTCTCTACCGGCAACCGTTATTTCACCGACATCATGACCCACCTGGGCACCAGCATCATTCCGCGTACCCGCCTGAATTCAGCGCGCCTGGCCCATGATGACCAGCAGCATTACATGGGCCGCCTGAGCCGCGAGCATGAAGAAATTTACGAGGCCATCGCACGCCAGGATTCGGACGCGGCGCGGGCGGCGATGCGGCTGCATTTGACCAACAGTCGCGAGAGACTGCGTCATGCCCATGAAGAGGCAGAGGCGCAGCGTGGCTGA
- a CDS encoding carboxymuconolactone decarboxylase family protein: protein MTDQKKPGVEVRRQVMGDVFVDRALGNATEFTQPLQDFVNEHAWGSVWNREGLPLKTRSLITLAALTALKCPQELKGHVRGALNNGCTVEEIREALLHCAVYAGVPAAIDAFRAAQEVIDTYQKEA, encoded by the coding sequence ATGACCGATCAGAAAAAACCAGGGGTTGAAGTGCGCCGTCAGGTGATGGGCGATGTCTTCGTTGACCGCGCCTTGGGCAATGCCACCGAGTTCACCCAGCCGCTGCAGGACTTCGTCAATGAACACGCATGGGGCAGCGTGTGGAATCGCGAGGGTTTGCCGCTCAAGACGCGCAGCCTGATCACCCTCGCCGCCCTGACCGCGCTCAAATGCCCGCAGGAACTCAAGGGCCATGTGCGCGGCGCATTGAACAACGGCTGCACCGTAGAGGAGATCCGCGAAGCGTTGCTGCATTGCGCGGTGTATGCCGGAGTGCCGGCAGCGATTGATGCGTTTCGGGCGGCGCAGGAAGTCATCGACACCTATCAGAAAGAAGCTTAG
- a CDS encoding glutathione S-transferase N-terminal domain-containing protein, whose translation MGVTNRLACYSDPADHYSHRVRIVLAEKGVSAEIITVEAGRQPPKLIEVNPYGSLPTLVDRDLALWESTVVMEYLDERYPHPPLLPVYPVARANSRLLIHRIQRDWCGLVDVILDSRSKEAARVQARKELRESLTGVSPLFADKPFFLSEEQSLVDCCLLPILWRLPILGIELPRPAKPLLDYMERQFAREAFQASLSGVERDMR comes from the coding sequence ATGGGCGTGACCAATCGGTTGGCCTGTTACTCCGACCCCGCCGACCACTATTCCCACCGAGTACGCATCGTGCTCGCAGAGAAGGGTGTCAGCGCCGAGATCATCACTGTGGAGGCGGGCCGTCAGCCGCCGAAACTGATCGAAGTGAACCCTTACGGCAGCTTGCCCACCCTGGTCGATCGTGACCTGGCGTTGTGGGAGTCGACCGTGGTGATGGAATACTTGGATGAGCGTTACCCGCATCCGCCCCTGCTGCCGGTGTACCCGGTGGCGCGTGCCAACAGCCGCCTGCTGATCCATCGGATCCAGCGTGACTGGTGCGGGCTGGTGGATGTGATTCTGGATTCGCGTTCAAAAGAAGCTGCTCGGGTACAGGCGCGTAAGGAATTGCGCGAGAGCCTGACCGGTGTTTCGCCGTTGTTCGCCGATAAACCTTTTTTCCTCAGCGAGGAACAAAGCTTGGTGGATTGCTGCCTATTACCCATACTCTGGCGCTTGCCGATTCTGGGCATTGAACTGCCACGGCCGGCCAAGCCGTTGCTTGATTACATGGAGCGCCAGTTCGCGCGTGAGGCTTTCCAGGCGAGTCTGTCTGGTGTCGAACGCGACATGCGCTAA
- a CDS encoding AEC family transporter has translation MLAIFLTTLTITAPVFAMLFLGVLLKRINWINDNFIHTASSLVFNVTMPALLFLGILHADLHSALKPGLLIYFAVATLVSFAMAWGWAILRCKREDRGIYTQGAFRGNNGVIGLALAASMYGDYGISLGAILAALVILFYNTLSTIVLAVYSPVIKSDPWSIFKSVVANPLIISVIVAAPFAYFQIGLPGWLEKSMQYLADTTLPLALICIGGTLSLAALRKSGKMALSASLMKMVWLPVIATLGAWLLGFRGPELGILFLYFGAPTAAASFVMARAAEGNHELAAAIIVITTLMAAVTTNIGIFVLQAGGWI, from the coding sequence ATGCTGGCAATCTTCCTCACCACGCTCACCATCACCGCGCCGGTGTTCGCCATGCTGTTTCTCGGTGTGCTGCTCAAGCGCATCAACTGGATCAACGACAACTTTATCCACACCGCTTCGTCCCTGGTGTTCAACGTCACCATGCCCGCGCTGCTGTTTCTCGGCATCCTGCATGCCGACCTGCATTCAGCGCTCAAGCCGGGTTTGCTGATCTACTTTGCCGTGGCCACGCTGGTGAGCTTTGCCATGGCGTGGGGCTGGGCGATTCTGCGCTGCAAGCGCGAAGACCGGGGCATCTATACCCAGGGCGCGTTTCGCGGCAACAACGGGGTGATCGGCCTGGCGCTGGCTGCCAGCATGTACGGCGACTACGGCATTTCCCTCGGTGCGATCCTCGCGGCGTTGGTGATCCTGTTCTACAACACCTTGTCGACCATCGTGCTGGCGGTGTACAGCCCAGTGATCAAATCCGACCCGTGGAGCATTTTCAAGAGTGTGGTCGCCAACCCGCTGATCATCAGCGTGATCGTCGCTGCGCCGTTTGCCTATTTCCAGATTGGCCTGCCGGGCTGGCTGGAAAAATCCATGCAGTACCTGGCGGACACCACCTTGCCGCTGGCGCTGATCTGCATTGGCGGCACCTTGTCCCTGGCGGCGCTGCGCAAGAGCGGCAAGATGGCCTTGAGCGCCAGCCTGATGAAGATGGTCTGGCTGCCGGTGATCGCCACCTTGGGCGCATGGCTGCTGGGGTTCCGTGGTCCGGAGCTGGGCATTCTGTTTCTGTACTTCGGCGCGCCCACGGCCGCGGCAAGCTTCGTGATGGCCAGGGCGGCCGAGGGCAATCATGAACTGGCGGCGGCGATTATCGTGATCACCACGTTGATGGCGGCGGTGACCACGAACATCGGCATCTTCGTGTTGCAGGCGGGTGGCTGGATCTAA
- a CDS encoding ClpXP protease specificity-enhancing factor, with product MNSSRPYLVRALYEWIVDNDCTPHMLVNSEFPAVQVPQGFASDGQIVLNVSPSAVRHLHMDNEAVSFEGRFGGVPHTLFVPIGAILGIYARENGQGMVFDLESPFEDDETIEDEGGDDLPPDNEPPRPTGRPSLKVVK from the coding sequence ATGAACTCCAGTCGACCCTACCTGGTCCGCGCGCTCTATGAGTGGATTGTGGACAACGATTGCACCCCGCACATGCTGGTCAATTCCGAATTTCCTGCGGTTCAGGTCCCGCAGGGTTTTGCCAGTGACGGGCAGATTGTCTTGAACGTATCGCCCAGCGCCGTGCGCCATCTGCACATGGACAACGAAGCGGTCAGCTTCGAAGGGCGTTTCGGCGGCGTGCCGCATACGCTGTTCGTGCCGATCGGCGCCATCCTCGGGATTTATGCCCGTGAAAACGGCCAAGGCATGGTGTTCGATCTGGAGTCGCCTTTCGAGGACGACGAAACGATCGAAGACGAAGGCGGCGATGATCTGCCACCGGACAATGAGCCGCCGCGCCCTACCGGCCGGCCGAGCTTGAAAGTGGTGAAGTAA
- the garD gene encoding galactarate dehydratase: MQLIEHADSPRSIRLHERDNVVIVVNDQGVPAGTEFPDGLVTVDFIPQSHKVTLEDIPEGGQIIRYGQTIGYALAPIPRGSWVQEDQLRMPTAPPLDSLPLSTEVPETQAPLEGFTFEGYRNADGTVGTRNILGITTTVQCVTGVLDHAVKRIKDELLPKYPHVDDVVALTHSYGCGVAITATDAYIPIRTVRNLARNPNLGGEALVISLGCEKLQAGQVMHDNDSSVDLSEPWLYRLQDSSHGFTEMIEQIMALAEVRLKKLDQRRRETVPASELILGMQCGGSDAFSGITANPALGYASDLLLRAGATVMFSEVTEVRDAIYLLTSRAESKEVAQELVREMDWYDRYLAKGEADRSANTTPGNKKGGLSNIVEKSLGSIVKSGSSAINGVLGPGERFKGKGLIFCATPASDFVCGTLQLAAGMNLHVFTTGRGTPYGLAMAPVVKVSTRTELAQRWPDLIDIDAGRIATGRASIEELGWELFHFYLDVASGKKQTWAERHKLHNDITLFNPAPIT; encoded by the coding sequence ATGCAGTTGATTGAACATGCCGACTCGCCGCGCTCGATTCGTTTGCACGAGCGCGACAATGTGGTGATCGTGGTGAATGATCAGGGCGTACCGGCCGGGACTGAATTCCCGGACGGCCTGGTCACGGTGGATTTCATCCCCCAGAGCCACAAGGTGACCCTGGAAGATATCCCCGAAGGCGGCCAGATCATTCGCTACGGGCAGACGATTGGCTACGCGCTGGCGCCGATCCCGCGTGGCAGCTGGGTGCAGGAAGACCAGCTGCGCATGCCCACCGCGCCGCCGCTGGACAGCCTGCCGTTGTCCACCGAGGTGCCTGAAACCCAGGCGCCGCTGGAGGGCTTTACCTTCGAGGGCTACCGCAACGCCGACGGCACCGTGGGCACACGCAACATCCTGGGTATCACCACCACGGTGCAGTGCGTGACCGGCGTGCTGGACCATGCCGTCAAGCGCATCAAGGACGAGTTGCTGCCCAAGTACCCCCACGTCGATGACGTGGTGGCGCTGACCCATAGCTACGGCTGCGGCGTGGCGATCACGGCGACCGATGCCTACATCCCGATCCGTACCGTGCGCAACCTGGCGCGCAACCCGAACCTGGGCGGCGAAGCCCTGGTGATCAGCCTGGGCTGCGAGAAACTGCAGGCCGGGCAGGTGATGCACGACAACGACAGCTCCGTCGACCTGAGCGAGCCCTGGCTGTACCGGTTGCAGGATTCCAGCCACGGTTTTACCGAGATGATCGAACAGATCATGGCGCTGGCCGAGGTGCGCTTGAAAAAGCTCGACCAGCGCCGCCGCGAAACGGTGCCGGCGTCCGAGCTGATCCTGGGCATGCAATGCGGCGGCAGTGATGCGTTTTCCGGTATCACCGCCAACCCGGCGCTGGGTTACGCGTCAGACCTGTTGCTGCGTGCCGGGGCGACGGTGATGTTTTCCGAAGTGACCGAAGTCCGGGACGCGATTTACCTGCTGACGTCTCGGGCTGAGAGCAAGGAAGTGGCTCAGGAACTGGTCAGGGAAATGGACTGGTACGACCGTTACCTGGCCAAGGGCGAGGCGGATCGCAGTGCCAATACCACGCCGGGCAACAAGAAGGGCGGGCTGTCGAATATCGTCGAGAAGTCGTTGGGCTCCATCGTCAAATCCGGCAGCAGCGCGATCAACGGCGTGCTGGGCCCCGGCGAGCGCTTCAAGGGCAAGGGCCTGATTTTTTGCGCAACCCCGGCCAGTGACTTCGTGTGCGGCACCTTGCAATTGGCGGCGGGCATGAACCTGCACGTGTTCACCACTGGACGTGGCACGCCTTACGGCTTGGCGATGGCGCCGGTGGTGAAGGTGTCGACGCGCACTGAGCTGGCGCAGCGTTGGCCGGACCTGATCGACATCGACGCCGGGCGCATCGCCACCGGGCGCGCGAGCATCGAGGAACTGGGCTGGGAGCTGTTTCACTTCTATCTGGATGTGGCCAGCGGCAAGAAGCAGACGTGGGCGGAGCGGCACAAGCTGCATAACGACATCACCCTGTTCAACCCGGCGCCGATTACCTGA
- a CDS encoding phospholipase gives MSGLEYAVPTNHRPTLRFEGGEHTAIGDDTLLRFAKDAAAIPARQVELHLPNGLALTYGQVIALGGDFYGIPGQPICDGASPADRVQRFTAAFHSLAVLPASREEAGKILAVMQKEINAVKQAIKDGKQAHEAYDALGDTLSEEWNRITGGGSAVSALIPLGRYLKLAADNADHFGEWALSAYLAGHTAALQQAVVAHQTGTDQALELAYAMNSFADHFLTDLFSAGHLRVPRKQLAAVVTPGELGSLISRFMHDEDSKFGLKVRNAMGAQWHAYGDKRYFDTIDADNRAQVKQAVQASADEIFETFLSGVAPSPAAFKAPLYVPDLNAVQNPANNFSPLFKMEGDKVLRRKEVNDLNDKRWTNDWWGWSTYLLLKDYTPNQPTR, from the coding sequence ATGTCAGGTCTTGAATACGCCGTACCCACCAATCACCGCCCTACCCTGCGTTTCGAAGGGGGTGAACACACCGCTATCGGCGACGATACGCTGTTGCGTTTTGCCAAAGACGCCGCGGCGATCCCTGCGCGGCAAGTGGAACTGCATTTGCCCAACGGGCTGGCGCTGACCTATGGCCAGGTGATTGCCCTGGGAGGCGACTTTTATGGCATTCCCGGCCAACCTATCTGCGATGGCGCCTCCCCTGCCGACCGCGTGCAACGTTTCACCGCAGCCTTCCATTCACTGGCGGTACTGCCTGCTTCGCGAGAAGAAGCAGGCAAGATCCTGGCGGTCATGCAAAAAGAGATCAACGCGGTCAAACAGGCCATCAAGGACGGCAAGCAAGCGCACGAAGCGTATGACGCCCTGGGTGATACGTTGTCCGAGGAGTGGAACCGCATCACAGGCGGCGGCAGTGCGGTTTCGGCACTGATCCCGCTGGGGCGCTACCTGAAACTGGCGGCGGACAATGCCGACCATTTTGGCGAATGGGCATTGTCCGCCTACCTGGCGGGCCACACTGCGGCGTTGCAGCAGGCGGTCGTCGCGCACCAAACCGGCACCGACCAGGCACTGGAATTGGCGTATGCCATGAACAGCTTCGCCGATCACTTCCTCACCGACCTGTTTTCCGCCGGCCATTTGCGCGTCCCACGCAAGCAACTGGCGGCGGTGGTCACGCCTGGAGAGCTGGGCTCGCTGATCAGTCGCTTCATGCATGACGAAGACAGCAAGTTCGGCCTCAAGGTGCGCAATGCCATGGGGGCTCAATGGCACGCCTATGGCGATAAACGCTACTTCGATACGATCGATGCGGACAACCGGGCTCAGGTTAAGCAGGCGGTACAAGCCTCGGCCGATGAAATTTTCGAGACATTCCTCAGCGGCGTGGCGCCCTCACCGGCCGCCTTCAAGGCACCGCTGTATGTGCCGGACCTGAATGCCGTGCAGAACCCGGCGAATAACTTCTCGCCGCTGTTCAAGATGGAGGGGGACAAGGTGTTGCGTCGCAAGGAGGTGAATGATCTGAACGACAAGCGCTGGACGAATGACTGGTGGGGCTGGAGTACCTATTTGTTGCTCAAGGACTACACACCCAATCAACCCACCCGCTAA
- the kdgD gene encoding 5-dehydro-4-deoxyglucarate dehydratase, with protein sequence MNPQELKSILSHGLLSFPVTDFNAQGDFHQAGYIKRLEWLAPYGATALFAAGGTGEFFSLAASEYSQVVKTAVDTCATSVPILAGVGGATRQAIEYAQEAERLGAKGLLLLPHYLTEASQDGVAAHVEAVCKSVKIGVVVYNRNVCRLTAPLLERLAERCPNLIGYKDGLGDIELMVSIRRRLGDRFSYLGGLPTAEVYAAAYKALGVPVYSSAVFNFIPKTAMDFYHAIAKDDHATVSKIIDDFFLPYLDIRNRKAGYAVSIVKAGAKIAGYDAGPVRTPLTDLLPEEYEALAALIDKQGAQ encoded by the coding sequence ATGAATCCACAAGAACTGAAGTCCATCCTCTCCCACGGTCTGCTGTCTTTCCCGGTGACCGATTTCAACGCCCAGGGTGACTTTCACCAGGCGGGCTATATCAAGCGTCTGGAATGGCTTGCCCCGTATGGCGCCACTGCGCTGTTCGCTGCAGGCGGCACCGGTGAGTTTTTCTCCCTGGCCGCCAGCGAATATTCCCAGGTGGTGAAGACCGCTGTTGATACCTGCGCCACCAGCGTGCCGATCCTTGCCGGTGTCGGTGGGGCCACCCGCCAGGCTATCGAGTACGCTCAAGAAGCCGAGCGCCTGGGGGCCAAAGGCCTGCTGCTGCTGCCGCACTACCTGACTGAAGCCAGCCAGGACGGCGTTGCCGCCCACGTTGAAGCCGTGTGCAAATCGGTCAAGATCGGCGTGGTGGTGTACAACCGCAATGTCTGCCGCCTGACCGCGCCGCTGCTCGAACGCCTCGCCGAGCGCTGCCCGAACCTGATCGGCTACAAGGACGGCCTGGGTGACATCGAACTGATGGTGTCGATCCGCCGTCGCCTTGGCGACCGTTTCAGCTACCTCGGCGGCCTGCCGACTGCAGAAGTTTACGCTGCTGCCTACAAGGCCCTGGGCGTGCCGGTGTACTCCTCGGCGGTGTTCAACTTCATCCCGAAAACCGCGATGGATTTCTACCACGCGATTGCCAAGGATGATCACGCCACCGTCTCCAAGATCATCGACGATTTCTTCCTGCCTTACCTGGACATCCGTAACCGCAAGGCCGGCTACGCGGTGAGCATCGTCAAGGCAGGTGCGAAGATCGCCGGCTACGACGCCGGCCCGGTGCGCACCCCGCTGACCGACCTGCTGCCGGAAGAATACGAAGCCCTGGCCGCGCTGATCGACAAGCAAGGCGCGCAATAA
- a CDS encoding cytochrome c1, with protein sequence MKKLFVALVLAALPLLSLAAEHGAELEKVDIDVSDKAALQDGARTFANYCMGCHSAKFQRYERVADDLGIPHELMLEKLVFTGAKIGDHMNIGMKPADAKAWFGAAPPDLTLVARVRGTDWLYGYLKSFYEDPARPWGVNNKVFPNVGMPNVLVGLQGRQVVGCKQVQVVEDGKKQYDPLTGTPLTHEACDQLTIVPKTGTLNEEQFDEKVKNLVTFLAYSANPVKLQHQRIGTYVLLYLAFFFVFAYLLKREYWKDVH encoded by the coding sequence ATGAAAAAATTATTTGTTGCACTCGTGCTTGCGGCGCTGCCGCTACTGTCCCTGGCTGCCGAGCATGGCGCCGAACTGGAAAAAGTCGACATCGACGTCTCCGATAAAGCCGCTCTGCAAGATGGCGCACGCACCTTCGCCAACTACTGCATGGGCTGCCACAGCGCCAAGTTCCAGCGCTATGAGCGGGTTGCCGATGACCTGGGTATCCCCCATGAGTTGATGCTGGAAAAACTGGTGTTCACCGGGGCCAAGATCGGCGACCACATGAACATCGGCATGAAACCGGCGGACGCCAAGGCCTGGTTCGGTGCAGCACCGCCTGATCTAACCCTGGTGGCGCGCGTGCGTGGCACCGACTGGCTGTATGGCTACCTCAAGTCCTTCTACGAAGACCCGGCCCGCCCCTGGGGCGTGAACAACAAAGTGTTCCCGAATGTTGGCATGCCTAACGTTCTGGTCGGCCTGCAAGGGCGCCAAGTGGTAGGATGCAAGCAGGTTCAGGTCGTTGAAGACGGCAAGAAGCAATATGATCCGTTGACCGGCACGCCGCTGACTCATGAAGCGTGCGACCAACTGACCATCGTGCCCAAGACCGGTACGCTGAACGAAGAGCAGTTCGACGAGAAGGTCAAGAATCTGGTGACCTTCCTGGCCTACTCGGCCAACCCGGTCAAACTGCAGCACCAGCGCATCGGTACTTATGTGTTGCTGTACCTGGCTTTCTTCTTCGTATTCGCCTATCTGCTCAAACGCGAGTACTGGAAGGACGTGCATTGA